Proteins found in one Sphingobium sp. V4 genomic segment:
- a CDS encoding Bax inhibitor-1/YccA family protein yields MPGYGASRSVDTDAGLRAHMLGVFRNMGLGLVITGLVAFAIANTPPLAAAIFGTPLKWVAIFAPLAFVFFFTFRIEKMSTAGARMAFWAFSAVMGVSMASIFLVFTGGSIAQAFFSAAVMFLAMALWGYTTQRDLTKMGSFLIMGLIGIIVASLINLFIGSSAMAMVVSILAVVIFTGLTAWDVQRIKSEYFYYAGHEVAQKMQVMGALSLYLNFINLFQALLSLTGERE; encoded by the coding sequence ATGCCGGGCTATGGCGCCAGCCGGTCGGTCGATACCGATGCCGGGCTGCGCGCGCACATGCTGGGCGTTTTCCGCAACATGGGCCTGGGCCTTGTCATCACCGGCCTCGTCGCCTTCGCGATCGCCAATACGCCGCCTCTGGCTGCGGCCATCTTCGGTACGCCGCTCAAATGGGTGGCGATCTTCGCGCCGCTGGCGTTCGTCTTCTTTTTCACCTTCCGCATCGAGAAGATGAGCACGGCCGGCGCGCGCATGGCCTTCTGGGCCTTTTCCGCCGTGATGGGCGTGTCGATGGCCAGCATCTTCCTGGTCTTCACCGGCGGCAGCATCGCGCAGGCCTTCTTCTCGGCGGCGGTCATGTTCCTCGCCATGGCGCTGTGGGGCTATACCACGCAGCGCGACCTGACGAAGATGGGCAGCTTCCTGATCATGGGCCTGATCGGCATCATCGTCGCCAGCCTCATCAACCTGTTCATCGGTTCGTCGGCGATGGCGATGGTCGTATCGATCCTGGCGGTGGTGATCTTCACTGGCCTGACCGCCTGGGACGTGCAGCGCATCAAGTCCGAATATTTCTACTATGCCGGCCATGAGGTGGCGCAGAAGATGCAGGTGATGGGCGCGCTGTCGCTCTACCTCAACTTCATCAACCTCTTCCAGGCGCTGCTCAGCCTGACGGGTGAGCGCGAATAA
- a CDS encoding zf-TFIIB domain-containing protein, whose translation MRDPAQVSAMLCPVCHIGLAMTDRQGVEIDYCPQCRGVWLDRGELDKIIERSAQASVPTPQPAPFAQPSYRPDRDDGRYYQKKRKKSFLEELFD comes from the coding sequence ATGCGCGATCCCGCTCAGGTATCGGCGATGCTCTGTCCGGTCTGTCATATCGGCCTCGCCATGACGGACCGGCAGGGGGTGGAGATCGACTATTGCCCGCAATGCCGGGGCGTCTGGCTGGACCGGGGCGAACTGGACAAGATCATCGAGCGATCGGCGCAGGCGAGCGTGCCGACGCCGCAGCCTGCGCCCTTCGCCCAGCCAAGCTATCGGCCGGACCGGGATGACGGGCGCTATTATCAGAAAAAGCGCAAGAAGAGTTTTCTGGAAGAACTGTTCGATTGA
- the polA gene encoding DNA polymerase I — protein sequence MTQNHLYLVDGSGYIFRAYHQLPPLTNQHGQPVGAVYGYTTMLWKLAEELGKAEGPTHLAVVLDKGSHTFRNDMYDQYKANRPPAPEDLVPQFPMIRDATRAFSLPCIEEAGFEADDIIASYTKAAVAAGWHVTIVSSDKDLMQLIQPGVDMYDTMKNERRGADYVMGKFGVQPEQLGDVLALMGDSVDNVPGVPGIGPKTAAKLITEYGSLEAALEAAPSMKKSKMQENLIAHADMARLSRRLVALHDAMDLPEPLDELTLKGIPPEPLQAFLSHHGFKTLLNRLGAPAAAVAVAATAAVATDTAPPAPPAPADEPAIDRSLYETVVTEEGLDRWIAAARAEGLVAVDTETDMLDCVSCALVGISLATGPNKACYIPVGHGGTDMFAERPQQLDKALVLAKLRPLLEDDSVLKIGQNLKYDLTVLRRHGIEIAPYDDTIVMSFDLDAGQSLAGHGMDEAARVHLNHTCISFKEVVGTGKSQISFAEVPLPRATEYAAEDADVTLRLWRRFKTRIANEGANRVYELVDRPLVGVIAKMEHQGIKVDREHLSRLSAEFTAGIAALETDIHEIAGQPFAIGSTQQLGAILFDKLGYKGGKKGKSGAYSTDVTILEQLAAQGAPIASKVLEWRQLSKLKSTYTDALQAQINRDTGRVHTSYSLTGAQTGRLSSTDPNLQNIPIRTEVGRQIRHAFVAEPGNVILAADYSQIELRLAAHMADVPALKDAFEAGEDIHNRTAQELFGEVNRDTRGRAKTINFAILYGISRWGLAGRLEISADEAQDMISRYYERFPGISIYISETIEKARTTGYTETLFGRKTWFPRIKAAVQHERQGAERAAINAPIQGTSADIIKRAMARMGPALEAAGLGSVKMLLQVHDELVFELPEGDVAAASAVIRQVMETAAEPIVKLSVPLGVEIGTGPSWGAAH from the coding sequence ATGACCCAGAATCATCTCTATCTCGTCGATGGCAGCGGCTATATTTTCCGTGCCTATCACCAGCTTCCCCCGCTCACCAACCAGCATGGCCAGCCCGTGGGCGCGGTCTATGGCTATACGACGATGCTGTGGAAGCTGGCCGAGGAGCTGGGCAAGGCGGAGGGGCCGACGCACCTCGCCGTCGTGCTGGACAAGGGGTCGCACACTTTCCGCAACGACATGTACGACCAGTATAAGGCGAACCGCCCGCCCGCGCCCGAGGATCTGGTCCCGCAATTCCCCATGATCCGCGACGCGACCCGCGCCTTCTCGCTCCCCTGCATCGAGGAAGCCGGATTCGAGGCGGACGACATCATCGCCAGCTATACGAAGGCGGCGGTCGCCGCGGGCTGGCATGTGACGATCGTCAGCAGCGACAAGGATCTGATGCAGCTGATCCAGCCCGGCGTCGACATGTACGACACGATGAAGAATGAGCGGCGCGGCGCCGACTATGTCATGGGCAAGTTCGGCGTTCAGCCCGAACAGCTGGGCGACGTGCTGGCGCTGATGGGCGACAGCGTCGATAACGTCCCCGGCGTGCCGGGCATCGGCCCGAAGACGGCGGCGAAGCTGATCACCGAATATGGCTCGCTGGAGGCCGCGCTCGAAGCCGCGCCGTCGATGAAGAAATCGAAGATGCAGGAAAATCTGATCGCCCATGCCGATATGGCACGGCTGTCGCGGCGGCTGGTGGCGCTGCATGACGCGATGGACCTGCCCGAACCGCTGGACGAGCTGACCTTGAAGGGCATTCCGCCCGAACCGTTGCAGGCCTTCCTGTCGCATCACGGCTTCAAGACGCTGCTCAACCGCCTTGGCGCGCCCGCCGCTGCCGTCGCGGTGGCAGCGACCGCCGCCGTTGCGACCGACACGGCGCCACCCGCTCCTCCCGCTCCGGCGGACGAACCGGCGATCGACCGCAGCCTCTACGAGACGGTCGTGACGGAAGAGGGGCTCGACCGCTGGATCGCGGCTGCCCGTGCCGAAGGTCTGGTGGCGGTGGACACCGAGACGGACATGCTCGATTGCGTGTCCTGCGCGCTGGTCGGCATCAGCCTTGCCACCGGCCCGAACAAGGCCTGCTATATCCCGGTCGGCCATGGCGGGACCGACATGTTCGCCGAGCGGCCGCAACAGCTCGACAAGGCGCTGGTCCTCGCGAAGCTGAGACCGCTGCTGGAAGACGACTCCGTCCTCAAGATCGGCCAGAATCTGAAATATGACCTGACCGTGCTACGCCGCCACGGGATCGAGATCGCGCCCTATGACGACACGATCGTCATGAGCTTCGACCTCGACGCCGGACAGTCGCTGGCAGGGCATGGCATGGACGAAGCAGCGCGGGTCCACCTCAATCACACATGCATCAGCTTCAAGGAGGTGGTCGGCACCGGCAAGAGCCAGATCAGCTTTGCCGAAGTGCCGCTACCCCGCGCGACCGAATATGCGGCCGAGGATGCCGACGTGACGCTGCGCCTGTGGAGGCGGTTCAAGACGCGCATCGCCAATGAAGGCGCGAACCGCGTCTATGAACTGGTCGACCGGCCGCTGGTCGGGGTGATCGCCAAGATGGAGCATCAGGGGATCAAGGTCGATCGCGAGCATCTGTCGCGCCTGTCGGCCGAATTCACCGCCGGCATCGCCGCGCTGGAGACGGACATACACGAGATTGCCGGCCAGCCCTTCGCCATCGGATCGACCCAGCAGCTTGGCGCGATCCTGTTCGACAAGCTGGGCTACAAGGGTGGCAAGAAGGGCAAGTCGGGCGCTTATTCCACCGACGTCACCATCTTGGAGCAACTGGCGGCGCAGGGCGCGCCGATTGCCAGCAAGGTGCTGGAATGGCGCCAATTATCGAAATTGAAGTCGACCTATACCGATGCGCTCCAGGCGCAGATCAACAGGGATACGGGGCGCGTCCATACCAGCTATTCGCTGACCGGGGCGCAGACCGGGCGGCTGTCCTCGACCGACCCGAACCTCCAGAATATCCCCATCCGCACCGAGGTCGGCCGCCAGATCCGCCATGCGTTCGTGGCCGAACCGGGCAATGTCATCCTGGCCGCGGACTATAGCCAGATCGAACTGCGGCTGGCGGCGCACATGGCCGATGTGCCGGCGCTCAAGGACGCCTTCGAGGCGGGCGAGGATATTCACAACCGTACCGCGCAGGAACTGTTCGGAGAGGTCAATCGCGACACGCGCGGCCGGGCGAAGACGATCAACTTCGCCATTCTCTACGGCATCTCGCGCTGGGGCCTGGCCGGGCGGCTGGAGATCAGCGCGGACGAGGCGCAGGACATGATCAGCCGCTATTATGAGCGCTTTCCCGGCATCAGCATCTATATCAGCGAGACGATCGAGAAGGCCCGGACAACCGGCTATACCGAGACGCTGTTCGGGCGAAAGACCTGGTTCCCGCGCATCAAGGCGGCGGTCCAGCATGAACGGCAGGGCGCCGAACGCGCTGCGATCAATGCCCCGATCCAGGGCACCAGCGCGGACATCATCAAGCGCGCGATGGCGCGCATGGGACCGGCGCTGGAGGCGGCGGGTCTGGGTAGCGTGAAGATGCTGCTCCAGGTCCACGACGAACTGGTGTTCGAGCTGCCCGAAGGCGATGTGGCAGCGGCCAGCGCAGTCATCCGTCAGGTCATGGAGACAGCCGCCGAACCCATTGTGAAACTGAGCGTGCCGCTGGGCGTGGAGATCGGCACCGGACCGAGCTGGGGCGCGGCGCACTAA
- a CDS encoding serine hydrolase, which produces MTSKTNRGGSARLVLLIAALSACVSAPDPRRAQAAAPAPQKPLPARPQPTTNSWPIRPVANPPQPYRDVDQRETPPPALVNVVRNLGQSFNGKVGIAVRRIGADWTVAWNGNALFPQQSVSKLWVSMTFLDAVDRGKLRLTDTTTITRNDLTLFHQPSAAMLKNGSWTTSYSDLMRRAMTQSDNTANDALLRAAGGPEAVRGFLARRMIKDIRFGPGERLLQSTTAGLDWRQDYSVGRNFYAARSRLPMSVRVKALDNYLANPPDGAAPASIVQALAKLKEGDMLSSASSRLLMTIMSEAKTGPQRIKGGVPPGWSYLHKTGTGQDLPPRSTGFNDIGIMTAPDGTSYAVAVMIGSTTVSIPERWALMQAVSRAVAANHEKR; this is translated from the coding sequence ATGACATCGAAGACGAACCGGGGCGGGTCCGCGCGCCTGGTCCTGTTGATCGCGGCGCTGTCCGCCTGCGTGAGCGCACCCGACCCGCGCCGGGCGCAGGCCGCAGCCCCTGCCCCGCAAAAGCCGCTGCCCGCGCGCCCGCAACCCACCACCAACAGCTGGCCGATCCGCCCGGTTGCCAATCCGCCCCAGCCCTATCGCGACGTCGACCAGCGCGAAACGCCGCCACCCGCGCTGGTCAATGTCGTGCGCAATCTGGGTCAGAGCTTCAACGGCAAGGTGGGCATCGCCGTGCGTCGCATCGGCGCCGACTGGACCGTGGCCTGGAATGGCAACGCCCTTTTTCCGCAGCAGAGCGTGTCGAAGCTCTGGGTGTCGATGACCTTCCTCGACGCGGTCGACCGGGGCAAGCTGCGCCTGACGGACACGACCACCATCACCCGCAACGACCTGACCCTGTTCCATCAGCCCTCGGCCGCGATGCTCAAAAATGGCAGCTGGACCACCAGCTATTCCGACCTGATGCGCCGCGCGATGACGCAGAGCGACAATACCGCCAACGACGCGCTGCTGCGCGCGGCGGGCGGACCGGAAGCGGTGCGCGGCTTCCTGGCGCGGCGGATGATCAAGGATATCCGCTTCGGCCCCGGTGAGCGGCTGTTGCAATCGACCACGGCGGGCCTCGACTGGCGGCAGGATTATTCGGTGGGCCGCAATTTCTACGCCGCCCGCTCGCGCCTGCCCATGTCGGTTCGGGTGAAGGCGCTCGACAATTATCTGGCCAACCCGCCGGACGGCGCAGCACCGGCCTCGATCGTCCAGGCGCTGGCGAAGCTGAAGGAGGGCGACATGCTCTCTTCCGCGTCGTCCCGGCTGCTGATGACGATCATGTCGGAAGCCAAGACCGGACCGCAACGGATCAAGGGCGGAGTGCCGCCCGGCTGGTCCTATCTGCACAAGACCGGGACCGGGCAGGACCTGCCGCCGCGCTCGACCGGATTCAACGACATCGGCATCATGACCGCTCCGGACGGCACCAGCTATGCGGTGGCGGTGATGATCGGTTCCACCACCGTGTCGATCCCGGAACGCTGGGCGCTGATGCAGGCGGTGTCGAGGGCGGTCGCGGCGAACCACGAGAAGCGCTGA
- a CDS encoding alpha/beta hydrolase: MVMDRRALLLGGLAAGMVASGGTAWAVPFASRRIAMTVRGTGRDVLLIPGLASGPGIWNGVLGALPGYRFHLVHVRGFAGLAADANASGPLLQPVADEIARYVAAAGLKRPAIVGHSMGGTLAMLLGLKGIAGRVMVVDMLPAGAAMVGGTAGGLGFLADQIGGYLTGTAAGRRYLAQMVAQAPGASGSDPDVIANALRDLANVDLEPQLPRLAAALEVVYAVGADAEQTAAITSRFRAAYAGKKGVLLKAIGPSGHMVMADQPARFHASLREFLAV; the protein is encoded by the coding sequence ATGGTGATGGACAGGCGGGCGCTGCTGCTCGGCGGACTGGCGGCAGGCATGGTGGCGAGCGGAGGCACGGCATGGGCCGTGCCCTTCGCCTCGCGCCGCATCGCCATGACGGTGCGCGGGACGGGACGGGACGTGCTGTTGATCCCCGGCCTCGCCAGTGGTCCGGGCATCTGGAACGGGGTGCTGGGCGCGCTGCCGGGTTATCGCTTCCATCTGGTCCATGTGCGCGGCTTTGCCGGGCTGGCGGCGGATGCCAATGCCAGCGGGCCGCTGCTCCAGCCGGTCGCCGACGAGATCGCCCGCTATGTCGCCGCGGCCGGGCTGAAGCGCCCCGCCATCGTCGGCCACTCCATGGGCGGAACGCTGGCGATGCTGCTGGGGCTGAAGGGCATTGCTGGGCGCGTCATGGTGGTCGACATGCTGCCCGCCGGTGCGGCGATGGTCGGCGGCACGGCGGGCGGGCTGGGCTTCCTCGCCGACCAGATCGGCGGCTATCTGACCGGCACGGCGGCGGGACGACGCTATCTGGCGCAGATGGTCGCACAGGCGCCGGGCGCCAGCGGCAGCGATCCGGACGTCATCGCCAATGCGCTGCGCGACCTTGCCAATGTCGATCTCGAACCCCAATTGCCGCGGCTCGCCGCCGCGTTGGAGGTCGTCTATGCGGTGGGCGCCGACGCCGAACAGACCGCCGCCATCACCAGCCGGTTTCGCGCCGCCTATGCCGGGAAAAAAGGCGTGCTGCTGAAAGCCATCGGTCCCAGCGGCCATATGGTGATGGCCGACCAGCCCGCCCGTTTCCACGCATCGCTCAGGGAATTTCTGGCCGTTTGA
- the nadB gene encoding L-aspartate oxidase, which produces MTTTTHDVVIIGSGAAGLTAAINLAQDRKVLVLAKGALDGGSTNWAQGGIAAVLDAGDSFEAHVHDTMIAGAGLNNRATVEFVVSEAPAAIERLADLGVPFNGGEEFGERWHLTREGGHSHRRIVHVDDATGHAVQVALLKAARANPNITLMEDMVAIDLITSRHGERYSGDGHVWGVYAFNRQTGRIDALLGRATILCTGGAGRTYLFSTAPRGATGDGIAMAWRAGCRVSNMEMNQFHPTCLYNLEVKNFLITEAVRGEGGHLKLPPGVPGGGERFMPRFDPREELAPRDVVARAIDHEIKRLGLDYVHLDISHKPPEFVKHHFPTIYARLLDLDIDITKEPIPVVPAQHYTCGGVVIDLDGRTDLPGLYAAGEVSESGLHGANRLASNSLLECFVFGEAAAKHIRSSWDELPSPPPIRPWDESRVTNSDEEVIVQHNWKEIRRFMWDYVGIVRTTKRLERAQHRIDLLAREVDDYYGNFRVTPDLIELRNLLEVARLVVRSALHRKESRGLHYTLDYPETLPEAVDTVLAP; this is translated from the coding sequence ATGACCACCACCACCCATGACGTCGTCATCATCGGCTCCGGCGCGGCGGGGCTGACGGCCGCCATCAACCTCGCGCAGGACCGCAAGGTGCTGGTGCTGGCCAAGGGTGCGCTCGACGGTGGCTCCACCAACTGGGCGCAGGGCGGCATTGCCGCCGTACTCGACGCAGGTGACAGTTTCGAGGCGCATGTCCATGACACGATGATCGCGGGCGCCGGCCTCAACAATCGGGCGACCGTGGAATTCGTCGTCTCCGAAGCCCCCGCCGCGATCGAGCGGCTGGCCGATCTCGGCGTGCCCTTCAACGGCGGCGAGGAATTCGGCGAACGCTGGCACCTGACCCGCGAGGGCGGCCACAGCCACCGTCGCATCGTCCATGTCGACGACGCCACCGGCCATGCCGTGCAGGTCGCACTGCTCAAGGCCGCGCGGGCCAATCCCAACATCACGCTGATGGAGGATATGGTCGCGATCGACCTGATCACCTCCCGTCATGGGGAACGCTATTCGGGCGATGGCCATGTCTGGGGCGTCTATGCCTTCAACCGGCAGACCGGCCGCATCGACGCGCTGCTCGGCCGGGCGACGATCCTGTGCACCGGCGGCGCGGGCCGCACCTATCTCTTCTCGACGGCCCCGCGCGGCGCGACCGGCGACGGCATCGCCATGGCCTGGCGCGCGGGCTGTCGCGTGTCGAACATGGAGATGAACCAGTTTCACCCGACCTGCCTCTATAATCTGGAGGTCAAGAATTTCCTCATTACAGAGGCCGTGCGCGGCGAGGGTGGGCATCTGAAGCTCCCGCCCGGCGTGCCGGGCGGCGGCGAGCGCTTCATGCCCCGCTTCGACCCGCGTGAGGAACTGGCCCCGCGCGACGTGGTGGCGCGCGCCATCGACCATGAGATCAAGCGCCTCGGCCTCGACTATGTCCATCTCGACATCAGCCACAAGCCGCCGGAATTTGTGAAGCACCATTTCCCGACCATCTACGCCCGGCTGCTCGACCTCGACATCGACATCACGAAGGAGCCGATCCCGGTCGTCCCGGCGCAGCATTATACCTGCGGCGGGGTGGTGATCGACCTGGACGGGCGGACCGACCTGCCCGGCCTCTATGCCGCGGGCGAAGTGAGCGAGAGCGGGCTGCACGGCGCGAACCGCCTCGCCTCCAACTCGCTGCTGGAATGTTTCGTCTTCGGCGAAGCGGCGGCCAAGCATATTCGCAGCTCTTGGGACGAACTGCCCAGCCCCCCGCCGATCCGGCCCTGGGACGAAAGCCGCGTCACCAACAGCGACGAGGAAGTGATCGTCCAGCATAACTGGAAGGAAATCCGCCGCTTCATGTGGGACTATGTCGGCATCGTCCGCACCACCAAGCGGCTGGAGCGCGCCCAGCACCGCATCGACCTGCTAGCCAGGGAAGTGGATGATTATTACGGCAATTTCCGCGTCACGCCCGACCTGATCGAACTGCGCAACCTGCTGGAGGTTGCTCGGCTGGTGGTGCGCTCCGCCCTCCATCGCAAGGAAAGCCGGGGGCTGCACTATACGCTCGACTATCCCGAGACGCTGCCGGAGGCGGTGGACACGGTGCTGGCGCCCTGA
- a CDS encoding DUF559 domain-containing protein, with translation MTNEAPPVPPPASGRGPARPFKPRATSRAKALRHSTTTPEQLLWQCLKGRKLGPKFSRQMPAGPNFADLRCRKLKFIIELDGASHDQIVSHDIQRDIYCRSIGFQILRIANDDVMTNLEGVVSHIQATLAQAHPKPLSPAGGE, from the coding sequence GTGACGAACGAGGCGCCGCCAGTTCCCCCTCCCGCAAGTGGGAGGGGGCCAGCGCGACCTTTCAAACCTCGCGCCACCTCCCGAGCCAAAGCATTACGCCATAGCACCACCACGCCAGAACAATTGCTGTGGCAGTGCTTGAAAGGTCGGAAACTAGGGCCGAAATTCAGCCGCCAGATGCCTGCCGGCCCCAATTTCGCTGATTTGCGTTGTCGCAAACTGAAATTCATCATCGAACTCGACGGCGCGAGCCATGATCAAATCGTCAGCCATGACATTCAGCGCGACATTTACTGCCGTTCGATCGGCTTCCAAATCTTGCGTATTGCCAATGACGATGTGATGACAAATCTCGAAGGCGTGGTGTCGCACATCCAGGCGACCCTTGCGCAGGCCCACCCCAAACCCCTCTCGCCTGCGGGAGGGGAGTAG
- a CDS encoding ABC transporter ATP-binding protein: MTDSPARQPAQEAAIEIRNLTKVYKGGKRALDGINLSIPRGQIYGLLGPNGAGKSTTINILAGMVNKTAGDVSIWGFDIDAHPRNAKNSIGIVPQEIVFDPFFTPYETLENQAGFYGVPKGKRRSMELLRAVHLEDKANAYARTLSGGMKRRLLVAKAMVHSPPILVLDEPTAGVDVQLRQQLWEYVRELNAMGVTIVLTTHYLEEAEQLCDRIGIINHGKVITDKPTRELLAMAQEKVVQVTVDRDVTVAPDAPCFEKVELSGERTLTITYMKDRANAGQVLSAVQASGLAIVDVVTRDPDLEDVFLNLTAAA; this comes from the coding sequence ATGACCGACAGCCCCGCCCGCCAGCCCGCGCAAGAAGCAGCGATCGAGATCCGTAACCTGACCAAGGTCTACAAGGGCGGAAAGCGCGCGCTCGACGGCATCAACCTGTCGATCCCGCGCGGTCAGATCTATGGTCTGCTTGGCCCCAATGGCGCGGGCAAATCGACCACGATCAACATCCTGGCCGGCATGGTGAACAAGACGGCGGGCGATGTCAGCATCTGGGGCTTCGACATCGACGCGCATCCGCGCAACGCCAAGAACAGCATCGGCATCGTGCCGCAGGAAATCGTCTTCGATCCCTTCTTCACGCCCTATGAGACGCTGGAGAACCAGGCCGGTTTCTATGGCGTGCCCAAGGGCAAGCGCCGGTCGATGGAGTTGCTGCGCGCGGTGCATCTGGAGGACAAGGCGAACGCCTATGCCCGCACGCTGTCGGGCGGCATGAAGCGCCGCCTGCTCGTGGCCAAGGCGATGGTCCATTCGCCGCCGATCCTGGTGCTGGACGAGCCGACCGCCGGCGTCGACGTGCAGTTGCGCCAACAACTGTGGGAATATGTCCGCGAACTCAACGCCATGGGCGTGACGATCGTGCTGACCACCCACTATCTGGAAGAGGCCGAGCAATTGTGCGACCGCATCGGCATCATCAACCATGGCAAGGTCATCACCGACAAGCCGACCCGCGAATTGTTGGCCATGGCGCAGGAAAAGGTAGTGCAGGTCACGGTCGACCGCGACGTGACCGTCGCGCCTGACGCGCCCTGTTTCGAAAAGGTCGAACTGTCGGGCGAACGCACCCTGACCATCACCTATATGAAGGACCGCGCCAATGCAGGGCAGGTGCTGAGCGCGGTGCAGGCGAGCGGCCTCGCCATCGTCGACGTGGTGACTCGCGACCCGGACCTGGAGGATGTGTTCCTGAACCTGACGGCGGCGGCGTGA
- the purN gene encoding phosphoribosylglycinamide formyltransferase translates to MHKAKVGVLISGRGSNMAALLYAAKAESCPFEIVLVAANDPDAPGLALAAAEGIATFGQSHKGLKRADFDRIIDAQLRAAGVQYVALAGYMRLLSPEFVSGWESRMLNIHPSLLPKYKGLDTHQRAIDAGDAQAGCSVHIVTAELDDGPVLGQTPVAILPGDTADSLAARILIAEHQLYSRTLADFVTRERQPDWLLNKVREIALALPQADEIVSHGMPCFGIVKGRKFGYFTRDHHGDGIIAVLVKTTAPEEQATLIEADPDRYYRPAYFGTDWVGIRLDLGDTDWDHIAQRLRSSWRQVAPNKLLGLMDIAEEF, encoded by the coding sequence ATGCACAAGGCTAAAGTCGGCGTCCTGATTTCCGGCCGCGGGTCGAACATGGCGGCTTTGCTCTACGCCGCCAAGGCGGAAAGCTGCCCCTTTGAGATCGTGCTGGTCGCGGCCAACGATCCCGACGCGCCGGGCCTGGCCCTCGCCGCCGCAGAGGGCATCGCGACCTTCGGCCAGAGCCACAAGGGTCTGAAACGCGCCGACTTTGACCGGATCATCGACGCGCAGCTTCGCGCGGCGGGCGTCCAATATGTGGCGCTGGCCGGTTATATGCGCCTGCTCTCGCCGGAATTCGTCTCGGGCTGGGAAAGCCGGATGCTCAACATCCACCCCAGCCTGCTCCCCAAATATAAGGGGCTGGACACCCACCAGCGCGCGATCGACGCGGGCGACGCCCAAGCCGGCTGCTCGGTCCATATCGTCACCGCCGAACTGGACGACGGCCCGGTGCTGGGCCAGACGCCGGTGGCGATCCTGCCCGGCGACACGGCGGACAGCCTCGCCGCGCGCATCCTGATCGCCGAGCATCAGCTTTATTCCCGCACCCTCGCCGATTTCGTCACCCGCGAACGCCAGCCCGACTGGCTGCTAAACAAGGTACGCGAAATCGCGCTCGCCCTGCCGCAGGCCGATGAGATCGTCTCCCACGGGATGCCTTGCTTCGGCATCGTGAAGGGCAGGAAATTCGGCTATTTCACCCGCGACCATCATGGCGACGGCATCATCGCGGTCCTCGTCAAAACCACCGCGCCGGAGGAACAGGCGACCCTGATTGAAGCCGACCCCGACCGCTATTACCGCCCCGCCTATTTCGGCACCGACTGGGTCGGCATCCGCCTGGACCTGGGCGACACCGACTGGGATCATATCGCGCAACGGCTGCGGTCCAGCTGGCGCCAGGTCGCGCCGAACAAGCTGCTGGGCCTGATGGATATTGCGGAGGAGTTCTGA